In a single window of the Bactrocera dorsalis isolate Fly_Bdor chromosome 2, ASM2337382v1, whole genome shotgun sequence genome:
- the LOC125776743 gene encoding uncharacterized protein LOC125776743, which yields MEELWAELSAQLNALKGPTRNPIKWRENLTHWKNQVRSHARKAKAHNLVTGGGPSSTIELSEMEQRALDTLGSVAVDGLTDVPAIGTEEEVVFTAAPSPLNTTSDASNYDTPSSSRRKKMTTDEMFRNYMDRMKGKAEEERDFRIKTLDSIIKYTESINNLAAVMVSLAQTIVKKTEEKK from the exons ATGGAGGAGCTTTGGGCGGAACTCTCCGCACAATTAAATGCCCTAAAAGGGCCCACCCGGAACCCCATCAAATGGAGAGAG AATCTGACCCATTGGAAAAACCAAGTAAGGTCACACGCAAGGAAAGCCAAGGCGCACAATCTGGTGACAGGTGGCGGTCCCAGCTCAACAATTGAGCTCTCTGAAATGGAGCAGAGAGCGTTGGATACGTTGGGGTCAGTCGCTGTTGATGGGTTGACTGATGTACCAGCCATTGGCACAGAG GAAGAAGTAGTATTCACAGCTGCACCATCGCCCCTGAATACGACTTCGGATGCGTCCAATTACGACACTCCGTCATCGTCTCGCAGAAAAAAAATGACGACGGACGAAATGTTCCGCAATTATATGGATCGTATGAAAGGGAAAGCCGAGGAGGAAAGAGATTTCCGTATTAAAACGTTAGATTCAATTATTAAATACACGGAGTCTATCAATAATTTAGCGGCAGTGATGGTGTCGCTTGCTCAAACTATTGTGAAAAAAACAGaagagaaaaagtga